A part of Capsicum annuum cultivar UCD-10X-F1 chromosome 6, UCD10Xv1.1, whole genome shotgun sequence genomic DNA contains:
- the LOC107874658 gene encoding transcription repressor OFP13-like, producing MKYLTLWKHFSFLKKKRKIITTKYDQTLLVSTANNMFGLFPESACCSTCPEEALEMAKQALASRRLSFEENDSCSVLSMAGFPFKDCVVLAVDTENPKMDFMHSMEQMTKAYGGWEGEMDWGFMEELLTWFLKINDIKNQHFIVAAFVDLCLQRITLQQQQHLHCSPTTETKRLFSIPAQKGLT from the exons ATGAAATACCTTACCTTATGGAAGCATTTCtcattcttgaaaaagaagaggaaaataatTACTACCAAATATGATCAAACTTTACTAGTGAGTACTGCTAACAACATGTTTGGTCTATTTCCAGAAAGTGCTTGTTGTTCAACATGTCCAGAAGAGGCATTGGAGATGGCTAAACAAGCATTGGCATCAAGGAGGCTATCGTTCGAAGAAAATGATTCGTGTTCAGTACTATCCATGGCTGGTTTCCCTTTCAAGGATTGCGTAGTTTTAGCTGTGGATACTGAGAATCCTAAGATGGATTTCATGCATTCAATGGAGCAAATGACTAAAGCTTATGGTGGTTGGGAGGGAGAAATGGATTGGGGATTCATGGAGGAGTTGCTTACTTGGTTCTTGAAGATTAATGACATCAAGAATCAACATTTCATTGTAGCTGCATTTGTTGACTTGTGCTTG CAAAGGATCacgttacaacaacaacaacatctcCATTGTAGTCCCACAACTGAGAcaaagaggttgttttcgatcCCGGCTCAAAAGGGATTGACTtag